A window from Citrus sinensis cultivar Valencia sweet orange chromosome 3, DVS_A1.0, whole genome shotgun sequence encodes these proteins:
- the LOC102607540 gene encoding uncharacterized protein LOC102607540 isoform X2 yields MVSTRRSGSLSGNNSKRSSSSEDKPPSPKRQKVENGGAVEKPVQSTDNSKEVCTPAAPDPGECGTGDTPIAGEGVSGGKTEATPAVSVTAPIAEGSTPVVMEKPRSSFSSWSLYQKQNPTFETSTPWCRLLSQSGQNSNVPICASIFTVGSSRQCNFPLKDQAISAVLCKIKHVQSEGSAVAMVESIGSKGLQVNGKNLKKNTSCELRSGDEVVFGSLGNHAYIFQQLLNEVAVKGAEVQSGPGKFLQLERRSGDPSAVAGASILASLSSLRSDLSRWKSPAQSTSKIHLGSELPTPSADNDGAEVDLDGLEGNSTANTDSDKAADIGSIGKNIPVECNQDAGIEAGNVLDGRNEWRRDSQPASTLGMSLRCAVFREDILAGILDGTNLQESFENFPYYLSENTKNVLIAASYIHLKHKDHAKYTSELTTVNPRILLSGPAGSEIYQEMLAKALAHYFGAKLLIFDSHSLLGGLSSKEAEMLKDGTSAEKSCGCVKQGPTSTDLAKSINLPVSESDTPSSSNPPPQGPESQPKMETDTTLTSAGTSKNHMLRIGDRVRFMGSTSGGLYPTASPTRGPPCGTRGKVALLFEDNPSSKIGVRFDKPIPDGVDLGGQCEGGHGFFCNVTDLRLENSGTEDLDKLLINTLFEVVFSESRSCPFILFMKDAEKSIAGNSDSYSTFKSRLEKLPDKVIVIGSHTHTDNRKEKSHPGGLLFTKFGSNQTALLDLAFPDSFGRLHDRGKEIPKATKLLTKLFPNKVTIHMPQDEALLASWKHQLDRDSETLKMKGNLNHLRTVLGRSGLECEGLETLCIRDQSLTNESAEKIVGWALSHHLMQNPEADPDARLVLSCESIQYGIGIFQAIQNESKSLKKSLKDVVTENEFEKRLLADVIPPSDIGVTFDDIGALENVKDTLKELVMLPLQRPELFCKGQLTKPCKGILLFGPPGTGKTMLAKAVATEAGANFINISMSSITSKWFGEGEKYVKAVFSLASKIAPSVIFVDEVDSMLGRRENPGEHEAMRKMKNEFMVNWDGLRTKDTERILVLAATNRPFDLDEAVIRRLPRRLMVNLPDAPNRAKILQVILAKEDLSPDVDFDAIANMTDGYSGSDLKNLCVTAAHRPIKEILEKEKKERAAAMAEGKPAPALSGCADIRPLNMDDFKYAHERVCASVSSESVNMSELLQWNELYGEGGSRRKKALSYFM; encoded by the exons ATGGTTTCAACGAGACGGAGTGGATCTCTCTCTGGTAACAATAGCAAGAGATCTTCATCATCGGAGGATAAGCCTCCGTCGCCGAAGCGTCAGAAG GTCGAAAATGGCGGTGCGGTGGAGAAGCCGGTGCAGTCGACGGATAATTCTAAGGAAGTGTGTACTCCGGCGGCGCCGGATCCCGGAGAATGCGGGACCGGCGATACTCCGATCGCTGGTGAGGGCGTGAGTGGCGGGAAGACGGAGGCCACTCCAGCTGTTTCCGTTACTGCACCGATCGCTGAAG GGTCCACCCCAGTGGTGATGGAGAAGCCGAGAAgttccttctcttcttggAGTTTATATCAGAAGCAAAACCCAACCTTCGAGACTTCTACACCTTGGTGCAGGCTTTTGTCACAGTCTGGGCAG AATTCAAATGTGCCTATTTGTGCTTCAATTTTCACCGTTGGATCAAGCAGACAGTGCAATTTTCCACTGAAAGACCAGGCCATTAGTGCAGTTCTATGCAAGATCAAGCATGTGCAG AGCGAAGGCAGTGCTGTGGCTATGGTAGAAAGCATAGGGAGCAAGGGTCTGCAAGTAAACggaaaaaatttgaagaagaacACAAGTTGTGAGCTGAGGTCGGGCGATGAGGTTGTCTTTGGTTCACTGGGCAATCATGCTTAT ATATTTCAGCAACTCCTGAATGAGGTTGCAGTTAAAGGTGCAGAGGTTCAAAGTGGCCCAGGAAAATTTCTGCAGCTAGAACGGAGGTCAGGGGATCCTTCAGCTGTAGCCGGGGCTTCCATTTTGGCATCTCTTTCCAGCCTGAGGTCAGATTTATCACGTTGGAAATCTCCTGCTCAGAGCACCAGTAAAATTCACCTAGGGTCTGAGTTGCCTACTCCATCTGCTGATAATGATGGTGCAGAGGTTGATCTTGATGGTTTAGAAGGCAATTCAACTGCAAATACAGACAGTGATAAAGCTGCAGACATTGGATCAATTGGCAAGAATATTCCTGTAGAATGCAACCAGGATGCTGGCATAGAGGCAGGCAAT GTATTGGACGGAAGAAACGAGTGGAGAAGGGATTCACAGCCAGCATCAACATTGGGTATGTCTCTACGGTGTGCGGTATTCAGAGAAGACATTCTTGCTGGAATTCTTGATGGTACAAACTTACAAGAGTCATTTGAAAACTTCCCATATTATCTAAG TGAGAACACAAAGAATGTGCTAATTGCTGCTTCGTATATACATTTGAAGCACAAAGACCATGCAAAGTACACCTCAGAGCTAACTACTGTAAATCCGCGTATTTTGCTTTCTGGTCCTGCAG GGTCTGAGATCTATCAGGAGATGTTGGCTAAGGCGCTTGCCCATTATTTTGGGGCGAAATTGCTCATTTTTGATAGTCATTCACTTTTGGGT GGTTTGTCTTCTAAGGAAGCCGAGATGCTGAAGGACGGAACAAGTGCAGAAAAATCATGTGGCTGTGTCAAACAAGGTCCTACATCCACTGATTTGGCCAAGAGCATAAATTTGCCTGTCAGTGAATCTGATACACCTAGCTCTTCGAATCCCCCTCCACAGGGTCCTGAATCTCAACCCAAGATGGAGACTGATACAACTCTCACATCTGCTGGGACATCTAAGAATCACATGCTTAGAATAG GTGACAGAGTAAGATTCATGGGTTCAACTTCTGGTGGCTTATACCCGACAGCATCTCCTACAAG GGGCCCACCTTGTGGCACTCGTGGAAAGGTTGCATTGCTTTTTGAGGACAATCCTTCATCGAAAATTGGTGTAAGGTTTGACAAACCTATTCCTGATGGTGTTGACCTTGGTGGTCAATGCGAAGGAGGTCATGGATTCTTTTGCAACG TCACTGATCTTCGTTTGGAAAACTCGGGGACAGAAGATTTGGACAAGTTACTCATTAACACACTGTTTGAG GTTGTCTTCAGCGAGAGCCGAAGTTGTCCTTTCATTTTGTTCATGAAAGATGCTGAGAAGTCTATTGCAGGAAATTCAGATTCATATTCTACATTTAAAAGCAGACTTGAAAAGCTTCCTGACAAAGTGATAGTAATTGGTTCCCACACTCATACTGACAATCGTAAGGAAAAG TCACACCCTGGCGGCCTGCTTTTCACGAAGTTTGGCAGCAATCAAACTGCTCTACTTGACTTGGCTTTTCCG gATAGTTTTGGGAGACTGCATGACCGAGGAAAGGAAATTCCGAAAGCTACAAAACTCCTGACTAAGCTTTTCCCCAATAAAGTAACCATTCACATGCCACAG GATGAGGCGCTTCTTGCGTCTTGGAAACATCAACTGGATCGAGATTCTGAAACCCTGAAAATGAAGGGAAATTTGAATCACCTGCGCACG GTTTTGGGTCGGAGTGGATTGGAATGTGAAGGACTGGAGACATTGTGCATCAGGGACCAATCACTTACGAATGAAA GTGCAGAAAAGATTGTTGGATGGGCCTTAAGCCACCATCTGATGCAGAACCCTGAAGCAGATCCTGATGCTAGGCTTGTTTTATCTTGCGAGAG CATCCAGTATGGGATTGGAATCTTTCAGGCTATACAGAATGAATCtaagagtttgaagaagtctCTTAAG GATGTTGTAACAGAGAATGAATTTGAGAAAAGGCTTTTAGCTGATGTTATTCCACCCAGTGATATTGGAGTTACATTTGATGATATTGGAGCACTTGAGAATGTTAAGGATACATTGAAGGAGTTGGTGATGCTTCCTTTACAGAGGCCTGAACTATTCTGCAAAGGGCAATTGACCAAG CCTTGTAAGGGCATACTTTTGTTTGGACCTCCTGGAACAGGGAAGACCATGCTCGCAAAAGCCGTTGCAACTGAAGCTGGTGCAAATTTCATCAACATTTCAATGTCAAGTATCACATCTAAG tGGTTTGGTGAGGGGGAGAAGTATGTGAAAGCTGTCTTCTCACTAGCAAGTAAAATTGCACCTAGTGTTATATTTGTTGATGAG GTTGATAGCATGTTGGGCCGGAGAGAAAATCCAGGGGAGCATGAGGCCATGCGGaagatgaaaaatgaatttatggtGAACTGGGATGGCCTGCGGACAAAGGATACAGAACGAATTCTGGTGCTTGCAGCCACAAATAGACCTTTTGACCTTGATGAAGCTGTCATTAGAAGGCTTCCACGCAG GTTGATGGTAAATTTGCCAGATGCTCCTAATAGAGCGAAGATACTACAGGTTATTTTGGCAAAGGAGGATTTGTCTCCtgatgttgattttgatgcaATTGCAAACATGACAGATGGATATTCTGGAAGTGACCTTAAG AATCTCTGTGTGACTGCGGCACACCGTCCGATTAAAGAGatattggaaaaagaaaaaaag GAAAGAGCTGCTGCGATGGCAGAAGGTAAGCCTGCTCCAGCTTTGAGTGGGTGTGCAGATATACGGCCTCTAAACATGGATGACTTTAAATATGCTCATGAGCGG GTATGCGCGAGTGTTTCATCCGAGTCGGTAAACATGAGTGAGCTTTTGCAATGGAATGAACTGTATGGCGAAGGGGGTTCGAGAAGAAAGAAGGCTCTTAGCTATTTCATGTGA
- the LOC102607540 gene encoding uncharacterized protein LOC102607540 isoform X1 yields the protein MVSTRRSGSLSGNNSKRSSSSEDKPPSPKRQKVENGGAVEKPVQSTDNSKEVCTPAAPDPGECGTGDTPIAGEGVSGGKTEATPAVSVTAPIAEGSTPVVMEKPRSSFSSWSLYQKQNPTFETSTPWCRLLSQSGQNSNVPICASIFTVGSSRQCNFPLKDQAISAVLCKIKHVQSEGSAVAMVESIGSKGLQVNGKNLKKNTSCELRSGDEVVFGSLGNHAYIFQQLLNEVAVKGAEVQSGPGKFLQLERRSGDPSAVAGASILASLSSLRSDLSRWKSPAQSTSKIHLGSELPTPSADNDGAEVDLDGLEGNSTANTDSDKAADIGSIGKNIPVECNQDAGIEAGNVKFSGVNDLLRPFLRMLAPSSSCNLKLSKSICKQVLDGRNEWRRDSQPASTLGMSLRCAVFREDILAGILDGTNLQESFENFPYYLSENTKNVLIAASYIHLKHKDHAKYTSELTTVNPRILLSGPAGSEIYQEMLAKALAHYFGAKLLIFDSHSLLGGLSSKEAEMLKDGTSAEKSCGCVKQGPTSTDLAKSINLPVSESDTPSSSNPPPQGPESQPKMETDTTLTSAGTSKNHMLRIGDRVRFMGSTSGGLYPTASPTRGPPCGTRGKVALLFEDNPSSKIGVRFDKPIPDGVDLGGQCEGGHGFFCNVTDLRLENSGTEDLDKLLINTLFEVVFSESRSCPFILFMKDAEKSIAGNSDSYSTFKSRLEKLPDKVIVIGSHTHTDNRKEKSHPGGLLFTKFGSNQTALLDLAFPDSFGRLHDRGKEIPKATKLLTKLFPNKVTIHMPQDEALLASWKHQLDRDSETLKMKGNLNHLRTVLGRSGLECEGLETLCIRDQSLTNESAEKIVGWALSHHLMQNPEADPDARLVLSCESIQYGIGIFQAIQNESKSLKKSLKDVVTENEFEKRLLADVIPPSDIGVTFDDIGALENVKDTLKELVMLPLQRPELFCKGQLTKPCKGILLFGPPGTGKTMLAKAVATEAGANFINISMSSITSKWFGEGEKYVKAVFSLASKIAPSVIFVDEVDSMLGRRENPGEHEAMRKMKNEFMVNWDGLRTKDTERILVLAATNRPFDLDEAVIRRLPRRLMVNLPDAPNRAKILQVILAKEDLSPDVDFDAIANMTDGYSGSDLKNLCVTAAHRPIKEILEKEKKERAAAMAEGKPAPALSGCADIRPLNMDDFKYAHERVCASVSSESVNMSELLQWNELYGEGGSRRKKALSYFM from the exons ATGGTTTCAACGAGACGGAGTGGATCTCTCTCTGGTAACAATAGCAAGAGATCTTCATCATCGGAGGATAAGCCTCCGTCGCCGAAGCGTCAGAAG GTCGAAAATGGCGGTGCGGTGGAGAAGCCGGTGCAGTCGACGGATAATTCTAAGGAAGTGTGTACTCCGGCGGCGCCGGATCCCGGAGAATGCGGGACCGGCGATACTCCGATCGCTGGTGAGGGCGTGAGTGGCGGGAAGACGGAGGCCACTCCAGCTGTTTCCGTTACTGCACCGATCGCTGAAG GGTCCACCCCAGTGGTGATGGAGAAGCCGAGAAgttccttctcttcttggAGTTTATATCAGAAGCAAAACCCAACCTTCGAGACTTCTACACCTTGGTGCAGGCTTTTGTCACAGTCTGGGCAG AATTCAAATGTGCCTATTTGTGCTTCAATTTTCACCGTTGGATCAAGCAGACAGTGCAATTTTCCACTGAAAGACCAGGCCATTAGTGCAGTTCTATGCAAGATCAAGCATGTGCAG AGCGAAGGCAGTGCTGTGGCTATGGTAGAAAGCATAGGGAGCAAGGGTCTGCAAGTAAACggaaaaaatttgaagaagaacACAAGTTGTGAGCTGAGGTCGGGCGATGAGGTTGTCTTTGGTTCACTGGGCAATCATGCTTAT ATATTTCAGCAACTCCTGAATGAGGTTGCAGTTAAAGGTGCAGAGGTTCAAAGTGGCCCAGGAAAATTTCTGCAGCTAGAACGGAGGTCAGGGGATCCTTCAGCTGTAGCCGGGGCTTCCATTTTGGCATCTCTTTCCAGCCTGAGGTCAGATTTATCACGTTGGAAATCTCCTGCTCAGAGCACCAGTAAAATTCACCTAGGGTCTGAGTTGCCTACTCCATCTGCTGATAATGATGGTGCAGAGGTTGATCTTGATGGTTTAGAAGGCAATTCAACTGCAAATACAGACAGTGATAAAGCTGCAGACATTGGATCAATTGGCAAGAATATTCCTGTAGAATGCAACCAGGATGCTGGCATAGAGGCAGGCAATGTAAAATTCTCTGGGGTGAATGATTTGCTAAGGCCTTTCTTGAGGATGTTAGCTCCATCAAGTAGTTGTAATCTGAAATTGAGCAAAAGTATCTGTAAACAGGTATTGGACGGAAGAAACGAGTGGAGAAGGGATTCACAGCCAGCATCAACATTGGGTATGTCTCTACGGTGTGCGGTATTCAGAGAAGACATTCTTGCTGGAATTCTTGATGGTACAAACTTACAAGAGTCATTTGAAAACTTCCCATATTATCTAAG TGAGAACACAAAGAATGTGCTAATTGCTGCTTCGTATATACATTTGAAGCACAAAGACCATGCAAAGTACACCTCAGAGCTAACTACTGTAAATCCGCGTATTTTGCTTTCTGGTCCTGCAG GGTCTGAGATCTATCAGGAGATGTTGGCTAAGGCGCTTGCCCATTATTTTGGGGCGAAATTGCTCATTTTTGATAGTCATTCACTTTTGGGT GGTTTGTCTTCTAAGGAAGCCGAGATGCTGAAGGACGGAACAAGTGCAGAAAAATCATGTGGCTGTGTCAAACAAGGTCCTACATCCACTGATTTGGCCAAGAGCATAAATTTGCCTGTCAGTGAATCTGATACACCTAGCTCTTCGAATCCCCCTCCACAGGGTCCTGAATCTCAACCCAAGATGGAGACTGATACAACTCTCACATCTGCTGGGACATCTAAGAATCACATGCTTAGAATAG GTGACAGAGTAAGATTCATGGGTTCAACTTCTGGTGGCTTATACCCGACAGCATCTCCTACAAG GGGCCCACCTTGTGGCACTCGTGGAAAGGTTGCATTGCTTTTTGAGGACAATCCTTCATCGAAAATTGGTGTAAGGTTTGACAAACCTATTCCTGATGGTGTTGACCTTGGTGGTCAATGCGAAGGAGGTCATGGATTCTTTTGCAACG TCACTGATCTTCGTTTGGAAAACTCGGGGACAGAAGATTTGGACAAGTTACTCATTAACACACTGTTTGAG GTTGTCTTCAGCGAGAGCCGAAGTTGTCCTTTCATTTTGTTCATGAAAGATGCTGAGAAGTCTATTGCAGGAAATTCAGATTCATATTCTACATTTAAAAGCAGACTTGAAAAGCTTCCTGACAAAGTGATAGTAATTGGTTCCCACACTCATACTGACAATCGTAAGGAAAAG TCACACCCTGGCGGCCTGCTTTTCACGAAGTTTGGCAGCAATCAAACTGCTCTACTTGACTTGGCTTTTCCG gATAGTTTTGGGAGACTGCATGACCGAGGAAAGGAAATTCCGAAAGCTACAAAACTCCTGACTAAGCTTTTCCCCAATAAAGTAACCATTCACATGCCACAG GATGAGGCGCTTCTTGCGTCTTGGAAACATCAACTGGATCGAGATTCTGAAACCCTGAAAATGAAGGGAAATTTGAATCACCTGCGCACG GTTTTGGGTCGGAGTGGATTGGAATGTGAAGGACTGGAGACATTGTGCATCAGGGACCAATCACTTACGAATGAAA GTGCAGAAAAGATTGTTGGATGGGCCTTAAGCCACCATCTGATGCAGAACCCTGAAGCAGATCCTGATGCTAGGCTTGTTTTATCTTGCGAGAG CATCCAGTATGGGATTGGAATCTTTCAGGCTATACAGAATGAATCtaagagtttgaagaagtctCTTAAG GATGTTGTAACAGAGAATGAATTTGAGAAAAGGCTTTTAGCTGATGTTATTCCACCCAGTGATATTGGAGTTACATTTGATGATATTGGAGCACTTGAGAATGTTAAGGATACATTGAAGGAGTTGGTGATGCTTCCTTTACAGAGGCCTGAACTATTCTGCAAAGGGCAATTGACCAAG CCTTGTAAGGGCATACTTTTGTTTGGACCTCCTGGAACAGGGAAGACCATGCTCGCAAAAGCCGTTGCAACTGAAGCTGGTGCAAATTTCATCAACATTTCAATGTCAAGTATCACATCTAAG tGGTTTGGTGAGGGGGAGAAGTATGTGAAAGCTGTCTTCTCACTAGCAAGTAAAATTGCACCTAGTGTTATATTTGTTGATGAG GTTGATAGCATGTTGGGCCGGAGAGAAAATCCAGGGGAGCATGAGGCCATGCGGaagatgaaaaatgaatttatggtGAACTGGGATGGCCTGCGGACAAAGGATACAGAACGAATTCTGGTGCTTGCAGCCACAAATAGACCTTTTGACCTTGATGAAGCTGTCATTAGAAGGCTTCCACGCAG GTTGATGGTAAATTTGCCAGATGCTCCTAATAGAGCGAAGATACTACAGGTTATTTTGGCAAAGGAGGATTTGTCTCCtgatgttgattttgatgcaATTGCAAACATGACAGATGGATATTCTGGAAGTGACCTTAAG AATCTCTGTGTGACTGCGGCACACCGTCCGATTAAAGAGatattggaaaaagaaaaaaag GAAAGAGCTGCTGCGATGGCAGAAGGTAAGCCTGCTCCAGCTTTGAGTGGGTGTGCAGATATACGGCCTCTAAACATGGATGACTTTAAATATGCTCATGAGCGG GTATGCGCGAGTGTTTCATCCGAGTCGGTAAACATGAGTGAGCTTTTGCAATGGAATGAACTGTATGGCGAAGGGGGTTCGAGAAGAAAGAAGGCTCTTAGCTATTTCATGTGA
- the LOC102607540 gene encoding uncharacterized protein LOC102607540 isoform X3, with translation MVESIGSKGLQVNGKNLKKNTSCELRSGDEVVFGSLGNHAYIFQQLLNEVAVKGAEVQSGPGKFLQLERRSGDPSAVAGASILASLSSLRSDLSRWKSPAQSTSKIHLGSELPTPSADNDGAEVDLDGLEGNSTANTDSDKAADIGSIGKNIPVECNQDAGIEAGNVKFSGVNDLLRPFLRMLAPSSSCNLKLSKSICKQVLDGRNEWRRDSQPASTLGMSLRCAVFREDILAGILDGTNLQESFENFPYYLSENTKNVLIAASYIHLKHKDHAKYTSELTTVNPRILLSGPAGSEIYQEMLAKALAHYFGAKLLIFDSHSLLGGLSSKEAEMLKDGTSAEKSCGCVKQGPTSTDLAKSINLPVSESDTPSSSNPPPQGPESQPKMETDTTLTSAGTSKNHMLRIGDRVRFMGSTSGGLYPTASPTRGPPCGTRGKVALLFEDNPSSKIGVRFDKPIPDGVDLGGQCEGGHGFFCNVTDLRLENSGTEDLDKLLINTLFEVVFSESRSCPFILFMKDAEKSIAGNSDSYSTFKSRLEKLPDKVIVIGSHTHTDNRKEKSHPGGLLFTKFGSNQTALLDLAFPDSFGRLHDRGKEIPKATKLLTKLFPNKVTIHMPQDEALLASWKHQLDRDSETLKMKGNLNHLRTVLGRSGLECEGLETLCIRDQSLTNESAEKIVGWALSHHLMQNPEADPDARLVLSCESIQYGIGIFQAIQNESKSLKKSLKDVVTENEFEKRLLADVIPPSDIGVTFDDIGALENVKDTLKELVMLPLQRPELFCKGQLTKPCKGILLFGPPGTGKTMLAKAVATEAGANFINISMSSITSKWFGEGEKYVKAVFSLASKIAPSVIFVDEVDSMLGRRENPGEHEAMRKMKNEFMVNWDGLRTKDTERILVLAATNRPFDLDEAVIRRLPRRLMVNLPDAPNRAKILQVILAKEDLSPDVDFDAIANMTDGYSGSDLKNLCVTAAHRPIKEILEKEKKERAAAMAEGKPAPALSGCADIRPLNMDDFKYAHERVCASVSSESVNMSELLQWNELYGEGGSRRKKALSYFM, from the exons ATGGTAGAAAGCATAGGGAGCAAGGGTCTGCAAGTAAACggaaaaaatttgaagaagaacACAAGTTGTGAGCTGAGGTCGGGCGATGAGGTTGTCTTTGGTTCACTGGGCAATCATGCTTAT ATATTTCAGCAACTCCTGAATGAGGTTGCAGTTAAAGGTGCAGAGGTTCAAAGTGGCCCAGGAAAATTTCTGCAGCTAGAACGGAGGTCAGGGGATCCTTCAGCTGTAGCCGGGGCTTCCATTTTGGCATCTCTTTCCAGCCTGAGGTCAGATTTATCACGTTGGAAATCTCCTGCTCAGAGCACCAGTAAAATTCACCTAGGGTCTGAGTTGCCTACTCCATCTGCTGATAATGATGGTGCAGAGGTTGATCTTGATGGTTTAGAAGGCAATTCAACTGCAAATACAGACAGTGATAAAGCTGCAGACATTGGATCAATTGGCAAGAATATTCCTGTAGAATGCAACCAGGATGCTGGCATAGAGGCAGGCAATGTAAAATTCTCTGGGGTGAATGATTTGCTAAGGCCTTTCTTGAGGATGTTAGCTCCATCAAGTAGTTGTAATCTGAAATTGAGCAAAAGTATCTGTAAACAGGTATTGGACGGAAGAAACGAGTGGAGAAGGGATTCACAGCCAGCATCAACATTGGGTATGTCTCTACGGTGTGCGGTATTCAGAGAAGACATTCTTGCTGGAATTCTTGATGGTACAAACTTACAAGAGTCATTTGAAAACTTCCCATATTATCTAAG TGAGAACACAAAGAATGTGCTAATTGCTGCTTCGTATATACATTTGAAGCACAAAGACCATGCAAAGTACACCTCAGAGCTAACTACTGTAAATCCGCGTATTTTGCTTTCTGGTCCTGCAG GGTCTGAGATCTATCAGGAGATGTTGGCTAAGGCGCTTGCCCATTATTTTGGGGCGAAATTGCTCATTTTTGATAGTCATTCACTTTTGGGT GGTTTGTCTTCTAAGGAAGCCGAGATGCTGAAGGACGGAACAAGTGCAGAAAAATCATGTGGCTGTGTCAAACAAGGTCCTACATCCACTGATTTGGCCAAGAGCATAAATTTGCCTGTCAGTGAATCTGATACACCTAGCTCTTCGAATCCCCCTCCACAGGGTCCTGAATCTCAACCCAAGATGGAGACTGATACAACTCTCACATCTGCTGGGACATCTAAGAATCACATGCTTAGAATAG GTGACAGAGTAAGATTCATGGGTTCAACTTCTGGTGGCTTATACCCGACAGCATCTCCTACAAG GGGCCCACCTTGTGGCACTCGTGGAAAGGTTGCATTGCTTTTTGAGGACAATCCTTCATCGAAAATTGGTGTAAGGTTTGACAAACCTATTCCTGATGGTGTTGACCTTGGTGGTCAATGCGAAGGAGGTCATGGATTCTTTTGCAACG TCACTGATCTTCGTTTGGAAAACTCGGGGACAGAAGATTTGGACAAGTTACTCATTAACACACTGTTTGAG GTTGTCTTCAGCGAGAGCCGAAGTTGTCCTTTCATTTTGTTCATGAAAGATGCTGAGAAGTCTATTGCAGGAAATTCAGATTCATATTCTACATTTAAAAGCAGACTTGAAAAGCTTCCTGACAAAGTGATAGTAATTGGTTCCCACACTCATACTGACAATCGTAAGGAAAAG TCACACCCTGGCGGCCTGCTTTTCACGAAGTTTGGCAGCAATCAAACTGCTCTACTTGACTTGGCTTTTCCG gATAGTTTTGGGAGACTGCATGACCGAGGAAAGGAAATTCCGAAAGCTACAAAACTCCTGACTAAGCTTTTCCCCAATAAAGTAACCATTCACATGCCACAG GATGAGGCGCTTCTTGCGTCTTGGAAACATCAACTGGATCGAGATTCTGAAACCCTGAAAATGAAGGGAAATTTGAATCACCTGCGCACG GTTTTGGGTCGGAGTGGATTGGAATGTGAAGGACTGGAGACATTGTGCATCAGGGACCAATCACTTACGAATGAAA GTGCAGAAAAGATTGTTGGATGGGCCTTAAGCCACCATCTGATGCAGAACCCTGAAGCAGATCCTGATGCTAGGCTTGTTTTATCTTGCGAGAG CATCCAGTATGGGATTGGAATCTTTCAGGCTATACAGAATGAATCtaagagtttgaagaagtctCTTAAG GATGTTGTAACAGAGAATGAATTTGAGAAAAGGCTTTTAGCTGATGTTATTCCACCCAGTGATATTGGAGTTACATTTGATGATATTGGAGCACTTGAGAATGTTAAGGATACATTGAAGGAGTTGGTGATGCTTCCTTTACAGAGGCCTGAACTATTCTGCAAAGGGCAATTGACCAAG CCTTGTAAGGGCATACTTTTGTTTGGACCTCCTGGAACAGGGAAGACCATGCTCGCAAAAGCCGTTGCAACTGAAGCTGGTGCAAATTTCATCAACATTTCAATGTCAAGTATCACATCTAAG tGGTTTGGTGAGGGGGAGAAGTATGTGAAAGCTGTCTTCTCACTAGCAAGTAAAATTGCACCTAGTGTTATATTTGTTGATGAG GTTGATAGCATGTTGGGCCGGAGAGAAAATCCAGGGGAGCATGAGGCCATGCGGaagatgaaaaatgaatttatggtGAACTGGGATGGCCTGCGGACAAAGGATACAGAACGAATTCTGGTGCTTGCAGCCACAAATAGACCTTTTGACCTTGATGAAGCTGTCATTAGAAGGCTTCCACGCAG GTTGATGGTAAATTTGCCAGATGCTCCTAATAGAGCGAAGATACTACAGGTTATTTTGGCAAAGGAGGATTTGTCTCCtgatgttgattttgatgcaATTGCAAACATGACAGATGGATATTCTGGAAGTGACCTTAAG AATCTCTGTGTGACTGCGGCACACCGTCCGATTAAAGAGatattggaaaaagaaaaaaag GAAAGAGCTGCTGCGATGGCAGAAGGTAAGCCTGCTCCAGCTTTGAGTGGGTGTGCAGATATACGGCCTCTAAACATGGATGACTTTAAATATGCTCATGAGCGG GTATGCGCGAGTGTTTCATCCGAGTCGGTAAACATGAGTGAGCTTTTGCAATGGAATGAACTGTATGGCGAAGGGGGTTCGAGAAGAAAGAAGGCTCTTAGCTATTTCATGTGA